A stretch of DNA from Rheinheimera sp. MMS21-TC3:
CCCACATTTCCAGTACACCCAGATGAAAATATCAGCCCACTAGATATGGGTGGCCATGGTACACACGTTGCCGGTACAGCTGTAGGTAATGCTGTCAGCACTACTTATGCTGGTGTCGACGTTAACTTCTCTGGTGTAGCGCCAGGCGCATCATTAATGGTGTACAAAGCGTTATTTCAAACTCCAGAAGGTCGGGGTAGCGGTTCTGGTGTCATGTTAGTTGCGGCATTAGAAGATGCTGTTACTGATGGCGCAGATATTATTAATAACTCTTGGGGCGGTGGTGCGGGCGGTAATCCAGCCAGTAGTGCTTATAAACCTATTTTTGATGCTGCTGAAGCTGCCGGTGTCGTGATTGTTACTGCTGCAGGTAATGACGGCCCAGGTGCGAAAACAGTCGGTTGCCCTGGTTGTATTGAAGCCGGTATAACTGTAGCGAGTACGCAAACAGGTCGTAGCTTTGGTCATTTAGTCAATGCTTCAGGTGTAGAAGATGTTGCCGCTATTCCTGGTTCTGGTGACTTTGAAATTACAGCTGACATCACTGCGTTATTAATGCCAGCAATGAATATTGATGAAGCTAATGCATTAGGTTGTGATGCCTTCCCAGAAGAATCTTTAACAGGCCAAATTGTATTACTTTCTCGTGGTGTCTGTGCCTTTGGTGATAAAGCTGAAAACGCCCAAGCTGCTGGTGCCGTAGGTATGATTTTATATAATAACGCCCCAGGTGTTATTTTGATGTCTATGCCTGAAGCGACGTTACCTAGTGTGTCGATTTTGCAAGAAGATGGCGAAGCTATTTTAGCAGCTTGGCAAGCCGGAGATGAGGCCACTATTACGGCTGCTCTGCAGTTAAATAACAGCGCTGCTGTTGATGCCATGTCAGACTTTAGTTCGCGCGGTCCAAATGGTGATAGTAGCTTCTTAAAACCAGACATCGCTGCGCCAGGTTCAGATATTTTATCTGCATACTCACCGGGTAATGATGAAACGCAATATAATGTTATTTCTGGCACTTCAATGGCTAGCCCACATGTTGCGGGTTCAGCGGCGTTATTACGCCAGTTACGTCCAGAGCTAGATGCTTTCCAAATTAAATCTATTTTAATGACCTCTAGTAACCCGGCCGTTAAAATGCAAGATTTAGAAACGGCAACTACACCTTTTGACCGTGGTGCAGGCCGCTTAGATGTTCTGGCTGCAAGCAAAACAGCTATAAGTTTTGATAAACCATCATTTGTGTCAACAGGTTGCGTGGCTACTTGTAGTTTTGAGCGCACAGTAACTAATTTAATGTCAGCAGCCGGTGATTGGAAAGCTAGCGTTGAATTTGTTAGTGATAAGATGTCTGGCAGTGTTTCTACACCAGAATTAAGTATTGCGGCAGACGGTACTGCAACTTTCAAACTAACCGTTGATGCTTCTTTTGCGGATGAAGGTTGGCAGTTTGGTCAAGTCGTCTTTACTGATGCTTCAGGTCAATATCCAGTAGCACATTTGCCAATAGCCGTTATGGCTAAACGTTCTGACAATAGCGAAATAGTGTCGACAGCCGTTTCAGTGGCAGAAGTTACTGCAGGTCGTGCCTTTGGTATGAGCGCTCGCGCAGGTGATGTAGGTAGCAGCTTACCAGTAAGCTTTACGGTGCAAATTCCAGAGGGTACTAAGCTAGTTGAAGACTCTGTGAATGTTGACATGACGCTTGCTAGCCAAAATGGTTTTAGTTTAGATGCTAATAACCGTGTTATGACCTGGGCGGGTACAATGAATAGCCAGCCAGGCGTTAAATCAATAACCCCAACTAGCTTCCCGTTTGCGGGTGCTAGTTTAGCTGACTTAGGCGTGCCAGGCTTCCAGTTGCCCTGTGAAGCAGGCTGTGATGAGTCGTCATTTAACTATCCAATAGGTGATTTTGGTGGTTTTATTTGGAATAGTCAGCTAGTTGATACTATTACTATTTCATCTAATGGCTTTATAACAGCGGCGCCGCAAAGTACTGCTGGTTCATTTATAAACCAAAATGTGCCTTCTGTTTCTTCACCAAACGCAGTTATTGCTCCGCTATGGGCAGACTACCTAATTGGTGCGGGTGACGGTGGCCAAGTAAACTATAACCTTATCAGTGATGGTGTTAATGATTGGTTTATCTGGGAGTGGGAAGACGTAATAGAGTGGGGCTCAGCAACGGGTGATCGTTTTAGCTTTGCTATCTGGATTAAACTAGGTACTGATGAAGTTTACTTTAACTATATAGATGTCCCTGCTATGCCTAAGTATGCCACTGTAGGAATAGAAGATATTACCGGTACAAGAGGTGTGGCGCGTTACTATAACGGTAGCGGAATTGCACCTATGACAGGTGATGCACTACGTGCTCGTTTAACTGCAGATACTAAAGGCTCAGTAGTTATTAACTATGACTTAGAAGCAGATCCATTTGGTACTAGCAGTGCTGCTACAGTATCAACAGTTGAGCAAGAGCCAGTACTAGTAGACTTATCTACTAAATTTAGTACTGGAGCTGAGGGCTTGTTATCACGCGTTAGTTTAAGAACGAATGATAAAACTTATAATGCGATTCAGCCATTTGATATTGAGGCTAGTGAAGACGTTACAATTAACATTGTAACTGCTCCAGAGCACGGTGCATTAACAGCTGCAATGACAACACCTGAAGATGAGTCTGCACCTGTAGCAATCCCATTTGGCTATACTTATATTGCAGAAGAAGGCTTTGTTGGGGTTGATACTTTCACTTATCATGTGACTGATGGTGCAGGTAATAAAACCAGTGATGCGACAGTAACTATTAATGTTGCTCGTGATAATACTGCACCGGTAGCCAAAGCAAGCGCCACACCAACTGCTGCTCAAGAAGGTACTACAGTTAGCTTAAGCGCGGCTGCTAGTACAGATGTTGATGGCGATACCTTAACCTATACTTGGACACAAACAGCAGGACCAGATGTCACCTTAACAGGTGCGAATACTGTTACAGCTAGCTTTGTTGCGCCAAAATTAGGTCAAGATACAGTGTTAACTTTTAGTGTTACCGTGTCTGATGGTTATGAGACTAGTGAAGCAACGACTAATGTAACGGTTGCTCGCAAATCTAGCAGCAAAAAATGGTATGAAGGTAGCTTCAGTGCCTTAATGGCAGTGTTTGCTTTACCACTAGTATGGCTTCGCCGTCGTCGTACTGTAGCTAAATAAGCTTTTGCTTTATTTACTGCAATTAAATAAAGGGGCTGTCTAGCCCCTTTATTATTTTAATTTAATAAAGAAGGAAGACTAAATGGCTACAAGGCAGGCTAACTTAGTAATTATTAGCAGTTTTACTGCACTGTTGACTTTAAGTGGTTTAGGGTTAATGGGCTGTTCACCTGCAACAGAAACTTTAGATCTGCAGCAATCTTCAGCAGAGCAACTGACAGAGTTAGAGCTAGGAATTCGAGATTTAATTAGTAGTCCAGTCGCTAAAGATGCGGCTAGCTGTAAAGTTGTGACTTTACAGGCTGCCAATTGTCAGCAGCCAAAGCACTTACTGTACTCAGTAGAGAATACTAATGAACAAGTATTGTTAACCTTAGTAGCAAAGTATAATAAGATTATAGCGGCGCAAACCGGCAATACTGATGTAAGCTGTGCAGTGATAAATAAACCTGCAGCAATACTACGAAAGGATTTATGTCTACCGGTTGAGTTTGCTACAGAGTAAGTGGCAGATAAAAAACACCACAAGAGCACTAACTACGCCAGATAAATGCGCTGCAGTTGCCAGCGGGTTAGCACTGATAGAAGCAAGTGGTATGGGTGAGAAGATGAATTCGTAACTAGCTTTAGCTATAATAGCCAGTAGTAATACACGGCCAAAAGGCTGGCGCTGCCTTACATCTTGCAGCGCCCCCCAAGTAAATAGGCCATATAGAACACCAGAAAAGCCAACATAGTATTCTATATAGGGTGCAAACAGCCAGACCCCCATTCCACAGCCTAAGGCTAATATTGGCAACAACCACAAATAACGTTTACCTGCGGTATATTCAGCAAATAATAACCATACAAGTACTAGGCCGGCTAAATTTAATAGCAAATGCTCTGCACTAAGATGGATAAACTGACCGCTAATAAGCCGCCACAATTGACCAGAGGCTAAAGCGCTTCGTTCAAAAGTTAACCAGTCAGTAAACTGCGCAGGCAATAAAAACAGCAAGCTAAGTAATAAAGCTACAGCAACAGGCGGCAAAATAAAACGGTTTGCTACTGGTAGTGTTAATGCAAGCTTAAGCACCTTAGTTATAGAAACAATTAAGGTTTATCACAGCTTATCGCTTATTATTTGCAAATCATTGCGATCAAAAACATAGTTATTTTGGCAATAATCACAGCTAATTTCTAATTTCCCTTCTGCAATGTGCTCGTTAATAATGGACTTACCTAAACTGATAATAGCGGCTTCAGATTTTTCACGAGAGCAACCACAGACAAAGCTAACAGTTTGCGGGGTAAATAGTTCGATATTCTCCTCATGGTAAAGCCGATATAACAGCTGCTCTACTGGTAAGTTTAAAGTTTCGTCTGCGGTTAGGGTGTCACTTAAAATGGCTAGCTCGGCAAAATCTATTTTAGCTTGCTGCTGATTTACTGGCAGTACTTGCAGCATAAAGCCACTAGCACGGCTATGTTGCGGCTGAATCTCAGTGAATAAATATAGTCGAGTTGGTAACTGTTCAGATTGGGCAAAATAGCTTTCAAGCGTTTGCGCTAAACTCTCGCCGGTTAGCGGAATAATACCTTGGTAACGTTCACCTTGTTTAGGAGTAATAGTAACCAGCATATGGCCATCACCCACTAGCTCGCGAAAAGTATCACCTTGTAATTCGGAACGCATGCGGGCAATTCCTCGAAACTCTTGCTGGTTGTTACCGTTAACAGCAGCAAAGCGCAAAGGACCATCACCTTGTATTTGCACTGCAATCTCACCCTCAAGCTTTAGGGTGGCGGTTAATAAGCTGGTAGCAGCCACTAATTCGGCTAACAGCTTTTTAACAGGAAAAGGATAGTCATGATTTAGCAGCATATTATCCAAACTACTGGATAATTGCACTAGTTCGCCTCGGACATGTTTATCTTGAAATAGAAATCGGTATAAGTTATCTGAAGTCATTGTACTCTCTTACTGCTGTGATTTTAAAAGGAGCAATTTTCTGCGCTCTTTTTTATCGGGTTTAGTGTCAGGGTGAGGTGCAAATAAAGAATTCGTTTTGCGTAACTCTGAACGTTGTAAACGTAACTCAATACTTTCGGCTGTTTCTGTATATAAAGCTGCAGCTATAGGGGCAGCTAAACGTTTTTCTGATAACGCTTGTACAATTACATGTTTTTCATCACCACCTTGAGTCACTCTAACTGTTGCACCTATTTCTACAATTTTACTGGCTTTACAGCGCTGGCCATTATAATGTACTTTACCGCCTTCAATCATGTTTTTTGCTAAGGCGCGAGTTTTATAAAAACGACATGCCCATAGCCATTTATCTAAACGGATGGCTGAAGTGTCAGAAACAGAGTTTTTTGTATTTTGCCGCATATTGGGTAGTCTATTTACCTAACTAAAATAACTATTATAGAGTCTAACCTATATATATGGGCAAAATTATAAAAAAACATGGTTGCTTTAATGTAAAAAATTACTGTCGGTCTTGTTGCAAGGCTAACAACTGGGTAAGATTGGAATTGAATTAAATATAGAAGTGCGTAATGAAGCCGTTATTACAATTAGAACAATTTTGGCATCAGCTACAAAAAATTCCACTGAATAACGTTCGGTTGATATTAAATTTGCTACTGTGCATTTTATTAGCTTGGCTTCTAGCCAAGCTAAGTTGGCAATTATTGCCTGAGCCTAAAAAGATGGATGGCATAACTCCACCCGCCCATCAGTTAAGTACTGCTGGCAATAATAAGGTGAATTTATCTAGTTTAATTAGTTTTTCTTTGTTTGGTAAAGCTAAGCAGGTGGCGCAAGAAAAGCCAGAACCTGTAGCAGTAGTTACGGAAGCACCAAAAACTAAATTAAATGTTAAATTAACCGGTTTAGTTGCTATTAGTGATGATCCTAACCAAGGCAGTGCTATTATTGAAAGCCGAGGTTCAGAAGCAACTTATGCTATAGATGATCAAATTGAGGGCACTAAAGCCGTATTAAAGCAAGTTCTGCATGATAGGGTGTTAATACAGCAAGCTGGAAACTATGAAACTCTTATGCTAGATGGCATGGAGTATACTAAAATCGCTCAAGCCAATGCTGGTTTAGGCCGCAGTGATGAAAGCTATGAAGAGCCCGAAAGTAATAGTTTTGCTCCTAGTGTCGACTCAATGGCACCATTAGAAACTAATGAACTTCTTGTTGCGCAACGAGAAGAGTTAATCGCAGAACCAATGAAGTTTTTTGATTACATTCGTGTTTCACCCCAGCGTAGAGAGGGGCAATTAGTTGGCTATCGACTAACTCCTGGTAAAGATCCCGCTTTATTTAATCAGCTTGGTTTGCAAGTAAACGATTTAGCCATCGAAATTAATGGGGTACGTTTAGATGACATGCAGCAGGCTATGGCTGTAATTAATGGGCTACGTGAAGCCAAAGAAGCCACAATAAAAATAGAGCGAGATGGTGAAACTACAGATGTAGTAGTAAACCTTTCGCAATAATAATAACAACAAATTGGTTATAATTTAATGAAATCATTGCATCATTCTTTATTTTCTCGCCGCACTTTGGCCACTGTGTTTGTCGCGGCTTCACTAGCAATACTAGTACCTAGTGCTAGCGTCGTTGCAGAAGAGCCGGTGATGTACTCGCCAAACTTTAAAGGTACAGATATCAATGAGTTTATTAATATCGTTGGTATGAACTTAAAGAAAACAATCATTGTCGATCCACAAATCCGGGGTCGCGTTAATGTCCGTAGCTATGAGATGCTTAATGAGCAGCAATATTATCAATTTTTCTTAAATGTGCTTGAAGTTTATAGCTTTTCTGTAGTGGAAATGGACAACGGTGTATTAAAAGTTGTCCGTAGTAAAGATGCTAAAACCAGTAACATCCCGGTAGCGAGTGATGATAACCCAGGCCAAGGTGATGAGATGGTTACTCGCGTTGTTCAGGTACTTAATGTTTCGGTACGTGAATTAGCGCCTTTATTGCGTCAGTTTAGTAATCAGACTGGTGGTGGTCATGTGGTTAACTATGATCCATCCAACGTTATAATGATGACAGGGCCGGCAGCTGTGGTAAATCGTTTAGTTGATATTATCCAGCGGGTAGATAAAGCCGGAGATCAAGAGCTAGAAATAATCAAATTAGAATATGCTTCGGCCCC
This window harbors:
- a CDS encoding S8 family serine peptidase, encoding MQSTSRALPKMTVLAAFVASTISYSAIANTLTPVPMKVGPSQIQNYTGYDKSARLAEVEFPTYYIIQLEDAPLATYRGGVRGLAPTQLAADSKDKLDTQSVAAIAYSQYLESRQAEMVSALQAKFPALQVQRSLSITMNGLIVSYPGKVDLKAKLESVAGVKKVFENEMYEAQMDASLDLINAPAVWEAIGQRDQAGEGVKVAIIDGGIRSEHPMFASNGHTRPSGLPTDDYCATIDPTFCNDKLVLARYYTPTFPVHPDENISPLDMGGHGTHVAGTAVGNAVSTTYAGVDVNFSGVAPGASLMVYKALFQTPEGRGSGSGVMLVAALEDAVTDGADIINNSWGGGAGGNPASSAYKPIFDAAEAAGVVIVTAAGNDGPGAKTVGCPGCIEAGITVASTQTGRSFGHLVNASGVEDVAAIPGSGDFEITADITALLMPAMNIDEANALGCDAFPEESLTGQIVLLSRGVCAFGDKAENAQAAGAVGMILYNNAPGVILMSMPEATLPSVSILQEDGEAILAAWQAGDEATITAALQLNNSAAVDAMSDFSSRGPNGDSSFLKPDIAAPGSDILSAYSPGNDETQYNVISGTSMASPHVAGSAALLRQLRPELDAFQIKSILMTSSNPAVKMQDLETATTPFDRGAGRLDVLAASKTAISFDKPSFVSTGCVATCSFERTVTNLMSAAGDWKASVEFVSDKMSGSVSTPELSIAADGTATFKLTVDASFADEGWQFGQVVFTDASGQYPVAHLPIAVMAKRSDNSEIVSTAVSVAEVTAGRAFGMSARAGDVGSSLPVSFTVQIPEGTKLVEDSVNVDMTLASQNGFSLDANNRVMTWAGTMNSQPGVKSITPTSFPFAGASLADLGVPGFQLPCEAGCDESSFNYPIGDFGGFIWNSQLVDTITISSNGFITAAPQSTAGSFINQNVPSVSSPNAVIAPLWADYLIGAGDGGQVNYNLISDGVNDWFIWEWEDVIEWGSATGDRFSFAIWIKLGTDEVYFNYIDVPAMPKYATVGIEDITGTRGVARYYNGSGIAPMTGDALRARLTADTKGSVVINYDLEADPFGTSSAATVSTVEQEPVLVDLSTKFSTGAEGLLSRVSLRTNDKTYNAIQPFDIEASEDVTINIVTAPEHGALTAAMTTPEDESAPVAIPFGYTYIAEEGFVGVDTFTYHVTDGAGNKTSDATVTINVARDNTAPVAKASATPTAAQEGTTVSLSAAASTDVDGDTLTYTWTQTAGPDVTLTGANTVTASFVAPKLGQDTVLTFSVTVSDGYETSEATTNVTVARKSSSKKWYEGSFSALMAVFALPLVWLRRRRTVAK
- the rrtA gene encoding rhombosortase, with the protein product MLKLALTLPVANRFILPPVAVALLLSLLFLLPAQFTDWLTFERSALASGQLWRLISGQFIHLSAEHLLLNLAGLVLVWLLFAEYTAGKRYLWLLPILALGCGMGVWLFAPYIEYYVGFSGVLYGLFTWGALQDVRQRQPFGRVLLLAIIAKASYEFIFSPIPLASISANPLATAAHLSGVVSALVVFFICHLLCSKLNR
- the hslO gene encoding Hsp33 family molecular chaperone HslO, whose translation is MTSDNLYRFLFQDKHVRGELVQLSSSLDNMLLNHDYPFPVKKLLAELVAATSLLTATLKLEGEIAVQIQGDGPLRFAAVNGNNQQEFRGIARMRSELQGDTFRELVGDGHMLVTITPKQGERYQGIIPLTGESLAQTLESYFAQSEQLPTRLYLFTEIQPQHSRASGFMLQVLPVNQQQAKIDFAELAILSDTLTADETLNLPVEQLLYRLYHEENIELFTPQTVSFVCGCSREKSEAAIISLGKSIINEHIAEGKLEISCDYCQNNYVFDRNDLQIISDKL
- the hslR gene encoding ribosome-associated heat shock protein Hsp15, with product MRQNTKNSVSDTSAIRLDKWLWACRFYKTRALAKNMIEGGKVHYNGQRCKASKIVEIGATVRVTQGGDEKHVIVQALSEKRLAAPIAAALYTETAESIELRLQRSELRKTNSLFAPHPDTKPDKKERRKLLLLKSQQ
- the gspC gene encoding type II secretion system protein GspC is translated as MKPLLQLEQFWHQLQKIPLNNVRLILNLLLCILLAWLLAKLSWQLLPEPKKMDGITPPAHQLSTAGNNKVNLSSLISFSLFGKAKQVAQEKPEPVAVVTEAPKTKLNVKLTGLVAISDDPNQGSAIIESRGSEATYAIDDQIEGTKAVLKQVLHDRVLIQQAGNYETLMLDGMEYTKIAQANAGLGRSDESYEEPESNSFAPSVDSMAPLETNELLVAQREELIAEPMKFFDYIRVSPQRREGQLVGYRLTPGKDPALFNQLGLQVNDLAIEINGVRLDDMQQAMAVINGLREAKEATIKIERDGETTDVVVNLSQ